From the genome of Burkholderia cepacia ATCC 25416:
CATCCTGTTCGGCACGGCCGCGGCGCTCGCCTGGGCAATCTGGGCGGTGATGGCCGATCCGGCCGCGTCGCGCGCGGATCTGGCGCCGCTCGGCCGCTGGCTGCCGCTCGACTGGACGATGCCGATCGAACCCGCGCTCGTGACCGGCGCGCTCGTGCTGACGGTCGGCTGGCTCACGCTGCTGCCGAAGCTGCGCGCGACGGGCCTCTGGCGCGGCGCCCTGTCGTGGGGCGCCGGCGCACTCGTCGCATGGGGGCTCATCTACACGCTGCTCCTGCCGTGGCTCGACGTCGCGAAGAGCTACCGCTCGGTGTTCGACGACCTGAACGCGCATCTCGCGCTCGAATGGAACGACGGCGACTGCATGGCGAGCCTGCACGGGCTCGGCGAATCGGAAGCGCCGATGCTGTACTACTTCTCCGGCATCCAGCACACGCCGATCGACGACGCGAAAACGACGCGCTGCACCTGGATGATCGTCCAGGGGGTGCGGGCCGTCGATCCGGCACCGGGCAGCGAATGGAAATTGTTCTGGTCGGGCGCGCGCCCGGGCGACAACGACGAACTGCTGCGCGTGTACGTGCGCACGCCCGAGCAGCACCTGCAGTGACGAATGGCGGCACGGCGCACCGTCGTGCGGCCCCTCATGCCATGCGGGGAACGGCGAACACCGCCGCCTGACACGCGAACAGCCGCCGGGAAACGCGCGCCGCCGACCGGCGCGCCCGGCTGACGCGGTGGCCGCGCGACGCCGAGGGGCTGCGGGGCTGCCCCCCTCCCCTTATCGCGCGACTGCGCGGATCTTCAGAACGACGAACCGGGCTCGCGAAGAAACGCCGTTTCCTCGTCGCTCGACTCGCGTCCGAGAATCGCGTTCCGGTGCGGAAAGCGGCCGAAGCGCTCGACGACGGCCGCATGCAGCAACGCGAAGCGGTGATAGCTTTCGCAGCCTGCCTCGTCGCGGATGCCCGCGCACAGGCGCACGGCCTCGCGCTGGCTTTCGACCGACTCGTCGTGCTCGAACGGCAGATACGCAAACGCGCGGTGATGTCCGCTCGGCAACTGCGCGTCCCAGCCGGCCGCGACCACGCGACGTGCAAGCGCGAGCGCCTTCGGGTCGGCGGCAAACGCGCGCGGCGTACCGCGATGGATGTTGCGCGAGAACTGGTCGAGCACGACGATCAACGCAAGTGCACCCGACGGCGAACCTGCCCAGTGATCGCATCCGCCGTCGCACGCAGCGTCGAGCAAAGCGCTATAGCGTGTGCGCAGCACGTCGTCGAACGCCGCCCCGCCGTTGAACCAGACCTTGCGCGCCTGCCCGAATTCGGCCGAGCCCGGCTCGCCGAACCAGAAATCCAGGATCTCCCGCGCATGCGGATCAAGCGCCGCGCCTGCGTGGGTGGTGTCGATCGTCATGCAAACTCCAGGACGAGGCGCCGGGTGCGCGCGCTCTTCTTTTCCAGTTTCGCGATTCGCAGCTCGCCGATTTCGGCCGTGTTGCGCACATGCGTGCCGCCGCACGGCTGCAGGTCGACATGCTCGATGCGCAGCAGCCGCACCCGGCCGAGGCCCATCGGCGGCTTCACGCTCATCGTGCGCACGAGGTCCGGCCGCCCGGCCATCTCGTCGTCGGTGATCCACTCGGTCGTGACCGGGTGCGCGCCGACCACCAGGCCGGCGAGGCGCCGCTCGACATCGTCGCGGTCGATCGGGTCGGACGTCGCGAAATCGAGACGGACATAGTCGGCCGTCACGCTGCAGCCGTCGACCGCGTACGGCAGCACCGCGCACATCAGGTGCGCGGCCGTATGCAGGCGCATGTGGCGATAGCGGCGCAGCCAGTCGATCTCCGCGGCGACGCGCGAGCCGGGCACGAGCGCCGCGACACGCGCCTCCTGCCCCGGTGCGGGCACGTGCACGGCATCGTCGGGGGTCGCGCCGTCGAACTTCGCCTTGCGCGTATCGGCGATCGCGATCGTGCTGCCGTCGGGCAGCGTCAGCGTGCCGGTGTCGCCGGCCTGGCCGCCGCCGAGCGGATAGAACACGGTGCGGTCGAGCCGGATGCCGTCTTCACCGACGGCCAGAACGACCGCGTCGCATTGCGTGAGGTACGCGTCTTCGCGAAACAGCGCTTGTGTCGTCATCGGGCAAACCTCGTATCGATTGGGGAAGCGGCCAGTGTCGCGCCACGCGGTGCGCGCGCCCAGACGCAGATCGCCCCGCGCGCGTGCAGCGGCGTACCGGTCGGTCAACCGGGCCGGTTGCGCATCCAGTCGGCCGTATCGTAGAACGAATGCATGAGCCGCTCGCGCAGCGGTTCGGGCAATCCGACATCCTCCATCGCCCACGCCATGCAGCGCAGCCACTGATCGCGCTCGACCGACGCGATCGGGAACGGCAGGTGCCGCGCGCGCAGCCGCGGATGGCCGAACCGGCTGATGTAGTGGTCGGGGCCGCCGAGCCACCCGCACAGGAACCAGAACAGCTTGTCGCGCGAACCGTCGAGCGACGCCGGGTGCAGCGCGCGAATCTGCGCGAACTCGGGCTCGAGGTCCATCAGGTCGTAAAAGCGGTCCACCATTTCGCGCACGCGGGCTTCACCGCCCACGAGCTCGAACGCCGTCGGCTGCGACGGCGCATCGTCATTCACATCGGTCATACGGATAGTCGGAAAACGGGATCTTCGGGGCCGCCGGCGACGCTCATGCGTCGCGCAGCGACTGCAGCGCGGGGCGCCGCAGCACATTATGCAGGCTCAGCCAGCCGGCCGCACCGGCGCACACGATGCCGGCCGCGATGCCGGCCGGCACGAGCCACGGATCGACGGCAAGCTGGAAGTCGAACACGCGCGACGCGAGCACCCAGCCGACCGCGATCGCACCCGCCGACGCCAGCGCGCCGGCCAGCGCGCCGACCACGATGAATTCCGCGCGCTGCACCGCATTGACCTGCGCCCGCGATGCGCCGAGCGCGCGCAGCAGCGCAGCCTCGCGCACCCGCTCGTCGCGCGTGCCGGCCAGCGCCGTGTAGAGCACGAGCACACCGGCCGCCAGCGTGAACGCGAACAGGAACTGCACCGCACCGACCACCTGCAGCATCATCCGCTGCAACTGCGCGAGGATCGGCGCGACGTCGATCGCGGTCAGGTTCGGGTAGCGCGCGATCAGCGGATCGAGCAACGCGGCGTCCGAGGCCGGCAGATGGAAGCTCGTCAGGTATACGGCCGGGAAATCCTTCAGCACCGGCGGCGGCATCAGCACGAAGAAATTGACGCGGAACGAGCCCCAGTCGAGCTTGCGCACGCTCGTGATCGGCGCGTCGACCGTCAGCCCCGTCACGTCGAAGCGCAGCACGTCGCCCGGCTTCACGTTCAGCGTCTTCGCGAGGCCGGCCTCGATCGAGATCTGCGGCGTGGCCGCGGTGCCGAACCAGTCGCCTTCGACGATCCGGTTGTCGGACGGCAACTCGGTCGTATAAGACAGGTTGAACTCGCGGTCGACGAGCCGGCGGGCCTCGTCGGACGGGTAGGCATCCGGATTCACCGGCTTGCCGTTGATCGCGACGAGGCGGCCGCGCACCATCGGCGCGGGCACCGCGTCGCGCACGCCGTGCGCGGCCAGATACGCCGCGACGTCGGCACGCTGGTCGGGCTGGATGTCGATCAGGAACTGGTTCGGCGCATCGGGCGGCGTCGACTGCCGCCAGCCCGCAACGAGGTCGTTGCGCGTGATCGCGATCAACAGCAGGCACATCAGGCCGAGCGCCAGCGCCGTGATCTGCAGCGCGCTGGCCGTGCCGCGCCGGTGCAGCGACGCGAGCGCGTAACGCCAGCCGACGCCCGCGGCCACACGCGCGTTGCGCACCGCCCGCGCGGCGGCGAACAGCACGAGCCGCGCGATCAGCGCGAAACCGACCAGCGCGCCGGCGAAACCGCCCGCGACGATCAGCCCGAGCTTCAGGTTGCCGGCGGCCACGATCAGCAGCCCCGCGAACAGCACGACGCCGATCGCATACGCGGCCCACGCGGTGCGCGACGCGTCGCCCCACTCGCGCCGCAGCACGCGCACCGGCGGCACGCGCGTGAGCGGCACGAGCGGCGGCAGCGCGAAGCCGAGCAGCAGCACGAGCGCGGCGCCCACGCCGATCAGCGCCGGCCACGGCGTGGGCGGCGGCAGCACCACGTCGATCAGTCCGCCGAGCGCGGCCAGCAACGCCCAGTGACCGCCGTAGCCAAGCACCGCGCCTGCGGCGCCGGATACGATGCCGATGCCGGCGAATTCGAGCGCGAACAACGCGCCGAGCGTGCGGCGGCTCACGCCGAGACAGCGCATCGTCGCGCAGCCGTCGAGATGGCGCCGCATGTAGCGCTGCGCGGCCATCGCGATCGCGACCGCCGCGAGCAGCGCGGTGAGCAGCGCGACGAGCGTCAGGAAGTGGCGCGCGCGATCCAGCGTCTGCCGCACCTGCGGCTGGCCTTCCTGCAGCGACTCGAGACCGGCACCGCGCAGCTTCCCGCCGTCGACGCGTGCGTGCGCATACGCTTCGAAGCGCGCGACGGCCTGCTGGTCGCCGGCGACCAGCAGCCGGTACGTGACCCGGCTGCCGTAGCCCGTGAGCCCGGTCGCGGCGAGTTCGTCCGCGCGCATCATCAGCCGCGGCGAAAAATTGACGAACGAAAACCCGCGATCGAGTTCGCGGGAGATCGATGCGGCGACCTTGAACGTGCGCAACCCGACGCGCACCGTATCGCCCGCCTTCAGGTGCAGCGCATCGAGCAGCGCCGGATCGGCCCACACGGTGCCCGGCGCGGGAATCCCGGCCGCCTTCTGCGAGGCGGAGGCACCGGCCGGCAGGATCTCGACCGCGCCGCGCAACGGATAGCCGGGAGACACGGCCTTCACGGCCGCGAGGCGCGACGGCGCCGCGTCGGACGCCTGCCCGCCCGTGGCGGACGCGATCATGCTCGGGAAGATCGCGGTCGTCGCGGTACGCAGGCCGAGCGCGCGAGCCTGCCGGTCGAACGACGGATCGACGGGGCGGTCGGCCCGCACGACGAAATCGGCACCGAGCATCTGGCGCGCGTCGCGCTCGAGCCCCTGGCGCAGCCGGTCGGCGAGGAAGCCGACGCTCGTCAGCGCCGCGACCGCGAGTACCAGTGCAAGGACGAGCAGCGTCAGTTCGCCCGCGCGCCAGTCGCGCGCGGTCATGCGGGCAGCCTGGCGGATCAGGTCGCGCAGGCCGAAGCGGCCGGCATGCGCACGCATCTCATGGCCGGGTTGCCCGGCGGGCGGCTGCGCCGCGTGTTGCCGCCCCTTCAATCGCGCTTCCCCCCGATCGAGTTCAGCCGCGACACCATGTGGTTCGCCATGCCGCGAAAGCCGCCCGAGACACCCCGCCACAGACGCGGGAGCGCCCACGCGGAAGCCGCGATGAAGGCGGCGAGCAGCACCAGGAAGGCGAGCGGAACGAAGAACGCGAGCACGAGCCCGCCGACCACGAGGCCGTCCTCGGTCGACGATGCGACCCAGTTCGAAATCGGTTCGGGAGACAGGTTGATCAGCGCGCGTGTGCCGGCCTTCGCCACGTGCGCGGCACCGGCGAGCGAACCGCCGGCGAGCCCCGCGACCGCAAGCACGGTCGGATCGGCATGGCCGAGCGCGCCGGCCGCGAGCACGGCGCCGGCCGGAATGCGGATGAAGGTGTGCACGGCATCCCACAGCGAGTCGAACGCGGGGATCTTGTCGGCAAGGAATTCGGTGACGGTGAGCACGGCCGCGGCGCCGATGACCCACGGCGACGTCAGGACGGCCAGCGTGTCGGGCAGGTGCAGCCAGCCGAACCGCGCCAGCAGGCCGGCGATCAGCACCGTCAGGTACAGGCGCAGGCCGCTCGCCCACGCGAGCCCCGCGCCGAGCGAAATGGCTTCGATCATGGCCCTCTCCTTGCACTTTCCGTGCGCTTTGCCGATTGATCGGATCGGGTCGGACAGACCGGCCGCGTGGCGCGTGGCGACCGGCACCGCGTGCCGCGAGAAGCACGACGGTATTCAGGCCCGAATGCGTTCCATTATAGACAGGCCGGACGGGCGGCCGGCGCAATTCCGCGGCGCGGCACCCGGGCGCGGGCGCACCCGGATGCGGTCGTCAGGCCGCCGACGACAGCTTGAGGCCGATCAGCCCCGCGACGATCAGCGCGGCACTCGCGACGCGCGCGGCGGTCAGCGCCTCGCCCATCATCACGATGCCGAACACGAACGCACCGACCGCGCCGATGCCCGTCCACACCGCGTACGCGGTGCCGAGCGGCAACTGGCGCATCGCGACCGCGAGCAGCCCGAAGCTGGCCAGCGCCGTCACGATCGTAAACACCGACGGACCGAGCTTCGTGAAGCCGTCCGACGATTTCAGGCCGGCCGCCCAGGCCACTTCCAGCAAACCGGCAATCAACAACCATACCCACGCCATCCCGACGTACTCCGTATCGGATGGGGCCGTCCCCGTTGAAGCGAATGTCCCGGGGTCGTCCCCGGGCGGCGCCGAGTATAACAAGATGCTTACGGACACGCCGGCGGCCGGCCGGGGGCGCGACCGGCCGGGCCCGGTCAGTTCGAGACGCGCTTCGGCGTCGCGCCGCCGACGCAGCGGTCGTCGCGGTACAGCGCCCACTCCTCGCACACGCGGCCGTCCTTGAACACGCACATGCCGACCTGCCCGCTCGACAGGTTGCGTACCGTGTGGTGGCCGCCGAGCTTGGTGCAATTGACCGATGCGGGATTGGCCGTCGCCTGCTGGGACGACGGCGGTTGCTGCCCGGGCGGCAGCGGTTGGGCGAACGCGCCAGACGCGGCAAGCGCCAGCGCACAGATGACGACCAGACGGACGGACATTGCACGCTCCTCGTTTTCGTTCGCGGAGCGGTCAGGATAACGGGGAATGAGCGCCGGGTGTGCAACGCGCGCGTCGGCCGCGGGACTGTCGCGCCGACGCAACCCTGCCGGCGCGCGACGTCACGCGCACGTGCGCCGCCGCGGCCCGGCCCGGCCCGTCATGCGGCGCCGACGAGCCGGTATCCGACGCCCGTCTCGGTGACGATGTACTCGGGCTGCGCCGGGTCGCGCTCGAGCTTCTGGCGCAGGTGCGCCATGTAGATGCGCAGGTAGTGGTGGCTTTCGACGTGCGACGGCCCCCACACGTCGCGCAGCAGCTGCCGGTGCGTGAGCACGCGCCCCGCGTGGCGCACGAGCGTGGCGAGCAACCGGTACTCGAGCGGCGTCAGGTGCACGATCTCCCCGTCGCGCCACACCTGGCGCAGCGCGAGATCGACCGTCACGGTGCCGAAGCTCACCTTCGGCGACTCGTTCGCGCCGCCCTGGTTGCGCCGGCGCAGTTGCGCGCGGATCCGCGCGCGCAGTTCGGACACGCCGAACGGCTTGGTCAGGTAATCGTCGGCACCCGCATCGAGCGCCGCGACCTTCTCTTCTTCCTGCGTGCGCGCCGACAGCACGATCACCGGCACCTCGGACCAGCCGCGCAGTTCGCGGATCACGTCGAGGCCGTCGGTATCGGGCAGGCCGAGGTCGACGATCACGAGATCGGGCTTGCGCGTCGCCGCGTCGATCAGCCCCTGCTTGCCCGTCTCGGCCTCGAACACCGCGATGTCCTCCTCCTCGAGCGCGGCGCGCACGAAACGGCGGATCTGCTTTTCGTCCTCGATCAGGACGACGGTCAGGCTGGGTTCACTCATGGTCTGGCAATGACTCGGATGGGGACGACGCACCCGGCACCTCGGGTTCGTCGTCGGATACGGCAGGCGCGGCCGGCGGCGTCTCGACCGGCAGCGTGAACCAGAAGCGCGCGCCCGTCACGTGGCCGTCGGGCGCGGTGCGGTTGAGCGCGCCGATTTTACCGCCGTGCGCCTCGACGATCGCGCGGCAGATCGCGAGGCCGAGCCCGATGCCCGGCGTCGCCGACTCCTTCTCGCCGCGCGTGAACTTGTCGAAGATCCGCGTTTCCATGCCGGCCGGCAGGCCCGGGCCGTGATCGTCGACATGCACGCGCACGAACGGCAGCCCGTCGTCGGTCACGCGCTCCGCGCCGATCTCGAGCGGCGTATCGGGCGGCGTGTACTTCGCCGCGTTCTCGAACAGGTTGGTGAACAGGCGCTCCATCAGCACCGCGTCCATCTGCAGGAGCGGCAGGTCGGCCGGCAGCACGACGCGTGCGGGATGGCGCGACAGCACGCGCTTGCATGCGGCGAGCGCCGCGCCGACGGTTTCCTCGAGCAGCGACCACTGGCGCTTGAGCTGCAGGCTGCCGGCCTGCAGCCGCGCCATGTCGAGCAGGTTCGTGACGATGCCCGTCATCCGCAGCGCCTCGTCGTGAATCGCATCGACGAGTTCGCCCTCGCGCTGCGCGAAGCGCTCGGCCGCCGCGGCGTCGCCGCCCTGTGCGGCCGCGCGTCCGTTCGCGAGCATCGACGAGAAACCGACGATCGTCGTGAGCGGCGTACGCAGGTCGTGCGAGATCGCCGACAGCAGCGAGTTGCGCAACCGTTCGGATTCCATGTTGACGAGCGCGTCGCGCGCGATCTCGACGTAGTGCACGCGTTCGAGCGCGAGTGCGATCTGCGCGGCGAATGCGTCGAGCATCCGCTGCTGCTCGGGTACCTCGAGTTCGCGCGGTTCGCGTGACGCGACCGCGAGCACGCCGCGCGTGCGCATCGGCGCCTTCAGCGGCAGGTACAGCGCGACCGTCGCGGGCAACGTATCCGTGCCGCGGCCGGCCGGCTTCTGCTGGTCGTATACCCACTGGCCGACGTCGCTGTCGAGGTCGGCGCCCGTCAGCGTGACGGCCGCGTCGGGCTCCTCGATCTTCTGCCGCACCTTGTCCGCGCTGTCGGGCAGCAGGAACGCGACGCGCGCGCGGAACACCTCGCCCACGTGGCGGCTGCCGATCTCGACGATCTGCTCGGTCGTGAGCGCCGCGCCCAGCTCGCGCGCCATCGCGTAGATCGCGCCGGTGCGGCGCTCGCGGCGCTGCGCGACGCTCGCCTGGCGCGTCAGCGTCGACGTCAGGTGGCTGATCACGAGCGACGTCAGCAGCATCCCGAAGAAGGTCAGCAGGTATTGCGTGTCGCTGACCGAGAACGACATGCGCGGCGGCACGAAGAAGTAATCGAACGCGGCCACCGACAGGAACGACTGCAGCACGCCCGGGCCGCGCCCGAGCCGCACGGCCGAGAACACGACGCCGAGCAGGTACAGCATCACGAGGTTCGTGAGGTCGAGCCGCTCGGACACGAGGCTCGCGACGACCGTGATCGCCGTGCAGATCGCGGCCGCATACGCGTAGTGCCGCGGCGGCGAGCGATGCGTGCCGAACTGCGCGAACGCGTCGCGCCAGTCGCGCGCACGCGCGTCGAGCGGCGCGGCGCGCGCCTCGTCGCTCGCGGACGCACGGATCAGCATCAGGTCGACGTCGCCCGCGCGTTCGGCGAGCTGCTCGCCGAACGGTCGCGCCAAGCGGCGCACGAGCCCGACCTTCGGCGAGCCGCCCGCGACGATCTTCGACACGTTGCGCACCTTCGCATAGCCGATCAGCGCGGCGACCGCGTCGGCGCCGGCGAGCGTGGCCGTCTCCGCGCCGAGTTCGGCGGCGAGCTTCAGCGCATCGAGCGTACGCTGCCGCCGCGCGTCGGGCAGCCGCTGCAGCCGCGGCGTCTCCACATAGACGGCGATCCAGTCGGCCTTCAGGCTCGCGGCGAGCCGCGCGGCCGCGCGCACGAGCGTCGGCGCCTCGGGGCCCGGCCCGACGCATACGAGCAGCCGTTCGCGCGCCTGCCAGATGCGCTGGATCGAACGGTCGGCGCGGTATTCGCGCATCTGCGCGTCGACGCGATCGGCCGTGCGCCGCAACGCCAGCTCGCGCAGCGCGATCAGGTTGCCCTTGCGGAAGAAGTTGCGCACCGCGCGCTCGGCCTGCTGCGCGAGATAGACCTTGCCGTCGCGCATCCGCTCGAGCAGTTCCTCGGCCGGCAGGTCGACGAGCGTGACTTCGTCGGCCGCGTCGAATACGCGGTCGGGCACCGTCTCCCACACGCGGATGCCGGTGATCGCGCCGACCACGTCGTTCAGGCTTTCGAGGTGCTGGACGTTGACGGTCGTATAGACGTCGATGCCCGCGTCGAGCAGTTCGTACACATCCTGCCAGCGCTTCATGTGACGTGCGCCCTGCACGTTCGAATGCGCGAGCTCGTCGACGAGGATCAGTTGCGGCTGGCGCGCGAGTGCGCCGTCGAGATCGAATTCGGCGAGCGTGCGGCCGCGATAGTCGATGCGCGCGAGCGGCAGCACGTCGAGACCGTCGAGCAGTGCGGCGGTTTCGCTGCGCCCGTGGGTCTCGACGATGCCGACGACGACGTCGACGCCTTCCTGCAGGCGCTGGCGCGCGGCCTGCAGCATCGCGTAGGTCTTGCCGACACCGGCCGATGCGCCGAAGAAGATCTTGAGCTGGCCGCGCCGCTGCTTTTCTTCGTCACGTTGCAGCTTGTCGAGGAGTTGGTCTGGATCGGGACGATTCATGCGTCAGAAAGGCGGAGCGCCCGGATGCGCGCGAGTACGAGCATTGTTGTTCCAAATCGCCGCAAAAGGCAAAGACGGCGCAAGCGCCGTCGGGAAAAGGCGCGCCCGGCGCGGGCTGACCGCGCCGGGCGCCGGTTGCCGGACGCGCTCAGTGCGCGGCCTGCGCCGCGTCGAGCGCGAGGTTCAGCTTCAGCACGTTCACGCGCGCCTCGCCGAGCACGCCGAACTGGCGGCCCGTCGTGTTCGCGGCGACGAGCTGCGCGACCGCGTCGGGCGTCAGGTTGCGCGCCTTCGCGACGCGCTCGACCTGGTACGCGGCGGCGGCCGGCGTGATCTCCGGATCGAGGCCGCTCGCCGACGCCGTCACGAGGTCGACCGGCACGGGCTTCGACATGTCGGTGCCCGCGTCGCGCAGCGCGGCGATGCGCCCCTTCACCTGGTCGGCGAGCGACGGGTTCAGCGGGCCGAGGTTCGAGCCGCCGGAGCCGGTCGCGTTGTACGGCATCGGGGCCGTGGCCGACAGCCGGCCCCAGAAGTACTTCGGCGCATCGAACGGCTGGCCGATCAGCGCGGAGCCGACCGGCTTGCCGTCCTTCTCGATCAGGCTGCCGTTCGCCTGCGACGGGAACACGGCCTGGCCGAACACGGTCATCACGGCCGGGTAAGCCAGGCCCGTCACGGCGGTCAGGACGACGAAGAGCACGACGAGCGGGCGAATCAACGTTTTCATGATGTTTCCTTCAATGGCGGCCGGTTCAGGCCCAGCCGAGTGCAGCGAGCGTCATGTCGATCAGCTTGATGAACGGGAACGGCAGCAGCACGCCGCCGAGGCCGTACACCAGCAGGTTGCGGCGCAGGAGCGACGCGGCGCCGAGCGGCCGGTACGTGACGCCCTTCAGCGCGAGCGGGATCAGCGCGACGATGATCAGCGCGTTGAAGATCACCGCCGACAGGATCGCGGAGGCCGGCGACGTCAGGTGCATGATGTCGAGCACGCGCAGTTGCGGGTACGTGGTCACGAACGCGGCCGGGATGATCGCGAAGTATTTCGCGATGTCGTTCGCGATCGAGAACGTCGTCAGCGAGCCGCGCGTCATCAGCATCTGCTTGCCGATCTCGACGATCTCGATCAGCTTCGTCGGGTTCGAGTCGAGGTCGACCATGTTGCCCGCTTCCTTCGCGGCCTGCGTACCGGTGTTCATCGCCACGGCGACGTCGGCCTGCGCGAGCGCCGGCGCGTCGTTGGTGCCGTCGCCCGTCATCGCGACGAGCCGGCCGGCCGCCTGGTGCTCGCGGATCGTCGCGAGCTTGGTTTCCGGCGTCGCTTCCGCGAGGAAATCGTCGACGCCCGCCTCCGCCGCGATCGCCGCGGCCGTCAGCCGGTTGTCGCCCGTCACCATCACGGTCTTGATCCCCATCTTGCGCAGCTCCGCGAAGCGCTCCTTGATGCCGCCCTTCACGATGTCCTTCAACTCGATCACGCCGAGCACGCGCGCCGCACCGTCATGCAGGTCGGCCACGACGAGCGGCGTGCTGCCGCGGCGCGCGACTTCGTCGACCGCGCGGCGCACTTCCTCCGGGAAGCGGCTGCCGTGCGTCTCGACGTATTGGCGGATCGCATCGGCCGCGCCCTTGCGGATCTCGCGGCCGGGGAGGTCGACGCCGGACATCCGCGTCTGCGCCGAGAAGCCGATGAACGTCGCGTGCAGCTGCGCCATGTCGCGCTGGCGAATGTTGAAACGTTCCTTGGCCAGTACCACGATGCTGCGGCCTTCCGGCGTTTCGTCGGCGAGCGACGACAGCTGCGCGGCATCGGCCAGCGCTTCCTCGGTCACGCCCGGCGCCGGCACGAACGTCGATGCCTGGCGGTTACCGAGCGTGATCGTGCCGGTCTTGTCGAGCAGCAGCACGTCGACGTCGCCGGCCGCTTCCACCGCACGGCCCGACGTCGCGATCACGTTCGCCTGCATCATCCGGCTCATCCCGGCCACGCCGATCGCGGAAAGCAGCCCGCCGATCGTCGTCGGGATCAGGCACACGAGCAGCGCGACGAGCGCGGTGATCGTCACGACGTGGCCGGCCTTCATCGCCTCGACCGAGAACATCGAGAACGGCAGCAGCGTTGCCGTTGCCAGCAGCATCACGATCGTCAGCGCGACGAGCAGGATCGTCAGCGCGATTTCGTTCGGCGTCTTCTTGCGCTTCGCGCCTTCGACCATCGCGATCATCCGGTCGAGAAACGCCTCGCCGGGGTTCGCGGTGACCTTGACGACGATCCAGTCGGACAGCACGCGCGTGCCGCCCGTCACCGACGAGAAGTCGCCGCCCGATTCGCGGATCACCGGCGCGGATTCGCCGGTGATCGCCGATTCGTCGACCGACGCGACACCGTCGACCACCTCGCCGTCGGCCGGGATCACGTCGCCGGCCTCGACCAGCACGACGTCGCCACGGCGCAGCTCGGTCGCGGTCGTGATGCGGATCGGCGACTTCGGATGCGGCTCGTTGAGCTTCTTCGCCATCACGTCCTTCTTCGCACTGCGCAGCGACGCGGCCTGCGCCTTCGAGCGCCCTTCGGCGAGCGCCTCGGCGAAGTTCGCGAACAGCACGGTGAACCACAGCCACAGCGCGATCGCGAGGATGAAGCCCGCGGGCG
Proteins encoded in this window:
- a CDS encoding DUF924 family protein, giving the protein MTIDTTHAGAALDPHAREILDFWFGEPGSAEFGQARKVWFNGGAAFDDVLRTRYSALLDAACDGGCDHWAGSPSGALALIVVLDQFSRNIHRGTPRAFAADPKALALARRVVAAGWDAQLPSGHHRAFAYLPFEHDESVESQREAVRLCAGIRDEAGCESYHRFALLHAAVVERFGRFPHRNAILGRESSDEETAFLREPGSSF
- a CDS encoding alanyl-tRNA editing protein — encoded protein: MTTQALFREDAYLTQCDAVVLAVGEDGIRLDRTVFYPLGGGQAGDTGTLTLPDGSTIAIADTRKAKFDGATPDDAVHVPAPGQEARVAALVPGSRVAAEIDWLRRYRHMRLHTAAHLMCAVLPYAVDGCSVTADYVRLDFATSDPIDRDDVERRLAGLVVGAHPVTTEWITDDEMAGRPDLVRTMSVKPPMGLGRVRLLRIEHVDLQPCGGTHVRNTAEIGELRIAKLEKKSARTRRLVLEFA
- a CDS encoding group II truncated hemoglobin, which translates into the protein MTDVNDDAPSQPTAFELVGGEARVREMVDRFYDLMDLEPEFAQIRALHPASLDGSRDKLFWFLCGWLGGPDHYISRFGHPRLRARHLPFPIASVERDQWLRCMAWAMEDVGLPEPLRERLMHSFYDTADWMRNRPG
- a CDS encoding ABC transporter permease; amino-acid sequence: MRAHAGRFGLRDLIRQAARMTARDWRAGELTLLVLALVLAVAALTSVGFLADRLRQGLERDARQMLGADFVVRADRPVDPSFDRQARALGLRTATTAIFPSMIASATGGQASDAAPSRLAAVKAVSPGYPLRGAVEILPAGASASQKAAGIPAPGTVWADPALLDALHLKAGDTVRVGLRTFKVAASISRELDRGFSFVNFSPRLMMRADELAATGLTGYGSRVTYRLLVAGDQQAVARFEAYAHARVDGGKLRGAGLESLQEGQPQVRQTLDRARHFLTLVALLTALLAAVAIAMAAQRYMRRHLDGCATMRCLGVSRRTLGALFALEFAGIGIVSGAAGAVLGYGGHWALLAALGGLIDVVLPPPTPWPALIGVGAALVLLLGFALPPLVPLTRVPPVRVLRREWGDASRTAWAAYAIGVVLFAGLLIVAAGNLKLGLIVAGGFAGALVGFALIARLVLFAAARAVRNARVAAGVGWRYALASLHRRGTASALQITALALGLMCLLLIAITRNDLVAGWRQSTPPDAPNQFLIDIQPDQRADVAAYLAAHGVRDAVPAPMVRGRLVAINGKPVNPDAYPSDEARRLVDREFNLSYTTELPSDNRIVEGDWFGTAATPQISIEAGLAKTLNVKPGDVLRFDVTGLTVDAPITSVRKLDWGSFRVNFFVLMPPPVLKDFPAVYLTSFHLPASDAALLDPLIARYPNLTAIDVAPILAQLQRMMLQVVGAVQFLFAFTLAAGVLVLYTALAGTRDERVREAALLRALGASRAQVNAVQRAEFIVVGALAGALASAGAIAVGWVLASRVFDFQLAVDPWLVPAGIAAGIVCAGAAGWLSLHNVLRRPALQSLRDA
- a CDS encoding DUF4126 domain-containing protein; this encodes MIEAISLGAGLAWASGLRLYLTVLIAGLLARFGWLHLPDTLAVLTSPWVIGAAAVLTVTEFLADKIPAFDSLWDAVHTFIRIPAGAVLAAGALGHADPTVLAVAGLAGGSLAGAAHVAKAGTRALINLSPEPISNWVASSTEDGLVVGGLVLAFFVPLAFLVLLAAFIAASAWALPRLWRGVSGGFRGMANHMVSRLNSIGGKRD
- the sugE gene encoding quaternary ammonium compound efflux SMR transporter SugE — protein: MAWVWLLIAGLLEVAWAAGLKSSDGFTKLGPSVFTIVTALASFGLLAVAMRQLPLGTAYAVWTGIGAVGAFVFGIVMMGEALTAARVASAALIVAGLIGLKLSSAA
- a CDS encoding DUF333 domain-containing protein produces the protein MSVRLVVICALALAASGAFAQPLPPGQQPPSSQQATANPASVNCTKLGGHHTVRNLSSGQVGMCVFKDGRVCEEWALYRDDRCVGGATPKRVSN
- the kdpE gene encoding two-component system response regulator KdpE, coding for MSEPSLTVVLIEDEKQIRRFVRAALEEEDIAVFEAETGKQGLIDAATRKPDLVIVDLGLPDTDGLDVIRELRGWSEVPVIVLSARTQEEEKVAALDAGADDYLTKPFGVSELRARIRAQLRRRNQGGANESPKVSFGTVTVDLALRQVWRDGEIVHLTPLEYRLLATLVRHAGRVLTHRQLLRDVWGPSHVESHHYLRIYMAHLRQKLERDPAQPEYIVTETGVGYRLVGAA